In Nocardioides sp. JS614, the sequence GCCGAGAACGGCAAGCCGATCATCGCCAAGCTGCACCGCTGCGTCGAAGGCAAGGCAGGGGAGCGCCTGCTGGCCGACCAGCGGGCGCTGCGCGAGCGCCTCACCAACGACCGGCGCATGGTCATCACCCCCGAGGCCCGAGCCACCGCCGCGCTCGTCGAGGCGCGCCGTCTCGGTTTCGTCGACGACGAGACCGACCACGCAAGGAGTGAACTGTGACCACCGAGCAGCAGACCCGCCGGGCGGCACCCACGCTGATGGTCTTCCCGTTCCCCGTCCCCGGGGACCATGTCCGGCTCGCCTACCGCGAGCTCCACATCGCCATCAGCGGCACCGAGGAGGAGAAGAAGGCCCTCGGCAACCACGCGCTGCTGTCGCGGCCCTGGGAGCCGGCGACTTGCCTGGACCCCGAGCTGCGTCACGACCTGTGGGAGTGGCTCGAGGACGTCGTGATCTGGCTCAACCGCGAGTACACCTGGGACGTCTCCGGTCTCATCCCCAGCTGCTGGCCTCTGCACCCGCACCTGGTCCACGAGATCGCCGTCCTTGCCGACCAGCGCCGGCGGGCCGGCCTGGCGATGACCAGCGACGCGCTCGAGGAGTGGCACCGCTACTGCCTGCCGGCGTTCACGGACCGGATGCGCAACAGGCTGCGCACCCACTGCGACGACGAGCACAAGAGCTGGCCGGCCAACCCGCGCCACAGCGAGCACCTGGCCGACGCCAGCCGCCAGCGCCGCGAGAACACGATCGCCCGCGACATCGACGCTCTGCCCGTCAACCGTCGGGCACACGAACAATCGCCGGCCGGTCCACCGCGGCTCGGCCTCGTCGACCTCGACACGGGCGAGATCCACGACGACGAGCTAGGCGGCGCTCAGCCGCGCACCCGCACCGAGAAGGGACCCCGCGAATGATGCAGATGAACGAACGCTCCGAGGCCATCCGCCGAGCCCAGCGCGCCCTCAAGGCTCTCGGCGAGCACCCGCGCTCAAGCAAGAAGGAGCTCGGCCACGCGCGCGAACACGTCAACGCCTGCTACTCCCACGGCTCGGGTGAGTACGTGTGGAACGCCGTTGCACAGGTCGAGGCGATGGCCGATCGCCGATACGGCGTACCGAGCACAGACGAGCAGCGTCAGCTGGTCGAGGCGACCGAGGACCTCGAGGAGCCTGCGACAGCCGCCCGCGGCCGAGCGGCCGAGGACCGCGCAATCCCGTCGACGTCGGCGACCCCAGACGTGGAGCTCGCGCCCACTGCATCGCGATGAAGTGGGCACGACGGGCTCAAGACGGCGTTAGAACGCCGCTGAGAGAACGGCAACCCCTGCCAGCGGGTAGTCACACACCGCTTCGTTGTGGGAGAGCCATTCTGATCGTTCTCGCCCCGTCGACCTCCCAGGCGTAGAACTGATGCCGGATCAGCTGACCTCAGCGCTCCTGATCGTGGTGGCTATCGCCTACCTCGGCGGAGCCGTTCTGTTGATCGTGGCGCTTGCGAAGGTCCTGTTCGCCTGGTCGGTCAGCTGGCGCACCAGCGGGCAAACAAGCCCGGTTGACGTCGTGCTGCAGCAGCGGGCCGCCGCGGCGATGGCCGCCGTCGCCGCAGTCGCGAACGTCCCGCCTCCGGCAACCGACGTCGTTGCGATCCTGGGCGCCCCGGTCGCCGGGGAAGCCGATGGGACCGTGGGCGATGGTGGTCTCGCTGTGACCCGCTTCCGGGCTGGTCGTCCCCCCACCGTGGTGTTCGCGCGGGCTGCGCTCACCGGCCTCAGCGCCGGCGCAGTGCAGAGCCTGGCCGCCCACGAGCTCGGCCACGTCATCCGCCGCGAGCGCAGTTCGGCCGCGGCGCGGTACTCGTGGCTGGTCGGTTACCTACTCCTCGTGTTGGCAGGCGCTGGTCTCACTGCAGCTGCTCTTGTGGCCTCGCCCCAGCTGGCCGGCCCCTCGTTGCTGGCCACGATGAGTGCGGCCGTTGCGTTTCTCGGTCTCCGCTTCACCTTCGACCGGCGCGAGGAGGCTGCCGCCGATCTCTTCGCTATCGACCTGACTCGCGACCTGGACGCGGCCGCGGAGCTGATGCGGTTCTACGAGGAAAGCCTGGCGCGGCAGACGCCCGACGGCGGCCGCGCGTGGTCGCGGCTGGAGCGGAGGTGGTTCGCAACCCACCCCGAGCCGCAGGCGCGGCTCGCAGCCATGCGCCGTCGCCTTGGGTGACGTCTCGAACGAGGTGGCGAAAACACCTCTGGTAGCAGCCGGACCGACCTCGTTGGCCCCTTCAGCGGCTGGCAGCCGACGTAGTCCATCCGGTCGGCTGAGGCCTCGGTAGACCCCTGGCTTCTCGCTGCGTGAGGATGACGATCGTGACTCCAACCGATCTGGGACCAGTTTGGCGGCAGCACAATTGCTCACGTAAGCACAGGACCTTCCTGACGATGGCGAAGTGCATCTGGAACGACGCTCCTTGGGTCTCCGGCGAAGGAGCTATCGCGTTGGTGGCGTGCAGACCTTCTGGGCCTGTCAGGTACCGGCACGGAGCCGTGTCCCTGCACCAGACGGCTGATAGTGCGTTGGAGGCCAAGACGTTGATCGACGAGACCGGCTGCGGAGGCCGCTGTCACCGCGACCACAGGATCGTGCAGCTGGTCTTACCGTGACGCCAGCGTGCGGGCGTCCGGAGGGGGTCAGCGGCGTGGGGTACCGCGGCGGGGCGGCCGCGGACGGTTCACGTCCTGCCGATCTCGTGCCACGCCCTGCGACTGGGTCGGCGCCGGGGTGCCTTCGCCGGTGTCGATCGGGATCTCGAGGCGGGACACGATCCGGTAGCGCAGGTCACGGGCCGGGCTGTCGCCCAGGGGCTTCTCAGCGACCAGGCCGCGCGTGGCGGCGCCGACGTCGTGACCCTGCTCGTGGGCCTGCTGCAGCATCGCGGCGGTGGCCGGCCAGTCGCCCTGCTCGAGCAGCCGCGGGTCGAGTTCGCGAGCCAGTGGGGCCCACCGCTCGGCCGGGGTCTTCTCGGCCGCGGCCGAGAGCCGTGCGCGAACCTCGCTGCTCTTGTGGAGCTCGGCCAGTGCCGCCTTCCGCGGGTCGGCATCCCAGGTCTTGATCGCGTCGCGCAGGTCGCGTCGCGCCTGCAACTGGGAGAGCTGCAGGCGGGCCCGGACCTGGTTGGCGCCCGGCTCCCAGGCGCGGCTGGGACGTGCCGAGATGACCCGCATAGCGGCCATCTGTGCCTGCTCCGGGGCGAGGTTGTCCAGGCGCTCGGTGAGCAATTGGTCACCGAGCGAGCGGAAGGCGGGCTGGCCGCTGGCCAGCGCGGCAGTGAGCGCAGCGGGCCCGCGCTGGGCGAGCAGGTCGGCGGGGTCGAGGCCGTCGGGGAACCGCGCGAAGCCGGGGTCGAGGCCGTGCGGGGTGAGCATCCAGAAGTCGCGCTCGGCCGCGACCTGGCCAGCGAGGTCGGCGTCGGTGGCCACGATCGGGTCGCGGCCGACGGCAGCCAGCTGGGCGGCCTGCTCGTCGGTCAGCGACGTGCCGAGCGGCGCCACGCCGAGGTAGAGGCCGGCGCTGGCCAGCGTGACCGCCACGGCGTCGATCGGGCCCTCGACGATCACTGGGACCGCACCCTCGGCGAGCAGCTCGTCGACGACACCGAATAGCTGGGCGCCCTTGTGGAACAGCGGGGTGTCGGCTGTGTTGAGGTACTTGGGGCCGCCCTTGTCGGCGTCGGTGAGGTCGGGCCGGCGGCGGCCGACGAAGCCGAGCACTTCGCCCTGGTGGATCACCGGGAACATCACCCGGTCGCGGAACCGGTCGATGAGGCGACCGGTGCTGGCCTCGATGGCGACGCCGGTGGCCACCATCTCGGCGTCACTGACACCGCGGCCGCGCAGGTGGTCGACCAGGTTGGTCCACCCGGCTGGCGCCTGACCGGGACGGAACCGCTCGTCGCCGGCGAGGTCGATGCCGAACCGTCCGGTGAGGTAGTCGCGGCCCCACGAGTCGGTGAACCGGGCCTCGAAGAAGGCCTGTGCCATGTCGTTGATCTCGAGCATGCGCTCACGCGAGACGGGGGAGGAGTGCCACTCGTCAGCCCGCTGGTACATGAGCCGGAGGTCGGCGTCGGTGGGCTCCAGTCGGCTGCCGCCGAGGTCGCGGATGTAGGCGGCCAGCGTCAGGTCGGGCTCGACGAACTGGTCCTCGTCGACGTCGACCAGGTCGCCAGCGACGGCGTCGACCACGTGCTCGTCGGCCGCGTTCTCGTCGACGTCGACCAGGTGCTCGTCGTACGGGCCGGGGTCCTCGGCGAGCGGCCAGTCGCCCCAGTCGGGGTCGGTGGCGTGGTCGACGAGCGTCGCGGGGTCCGGCTCGATCCCGTCCCACAGGTCTGCGGGCGGCTCGTCGAAGTGGTACTCGTGCGCGTGCTCGTCGGGAGCGGTCTCCAGCGCGATCGAGGTCCGCCAGACCAGCGCCTGGCACTCGTCGACGCCCTCCCAGCCGTCGCTCGGCATCGCCCGCCCGGCACCCAGCAGAGCCTCGGCCTGCCAGCCGCGCTGCATGCCGTGGTCCACGTTCGCGACGAGCGCGGGCCACCAGGTGCTGGCCTGGATGCTCGCGGCGCGCTCGGGACCGAACAGATCCGCGAGCCGCGGGGTCCACTCGGTGGTGACGCTCTCACCGTGGGAACCGTCGCCGATCTGGGAGGCAACGGCCGGGGTGAGCTGACGGGCCATGCGCCACCACACGGCCGCCGCGGCGTGCTCGTCGGGCAGCGGCCCGGCCGGGTGGTCGGCCGCGGTGGCGGTGCGCAGCAGCTCGTGGGCGGTGACGCCGGCGCGCGACATCGCGGCGAGTCGCTCGGCGAGCAGCGGGGTGAACTCGTCGTCGCGGACCTGCGGGGCGAGCGAGTAGAGCAGCTGGCGCCATTCCTTGAGCGCCGGGGTGTGGTCGCCGGTGACGGCGCGGTTGAGCCGTCGCTGCCAGGTCGCGGAGGCCTTCTGCAGCTGCGGTGCACCGGTCGGTCGCCGGTCGTCGACCAGGACCTGCATGGCGGCCCGCCAGACCTCGACGTTGGCGACCGTGGCGGCCTCGGGCCGGAGGCCGTTCTGTGCCCACGCCGGTAGTGCGGCCTGGTCGGTCGCCCGCGTTCGGACCTGGTCGGCGAGCTGCTCGACCAGGT encodes:
- a CDS encoding M48 family metalloprotease; its protein translation is MPDQLTSALLIVVAIAYLGGAVLLIVALAKVLFAWSVSWRTSGQTSPVDVVLQQRAAAAMAAVAAVANVPPPATDVVAILGAPVAGEADGTVGDGGLAVTRFRAGRPPTVVFARAALTGLSAGAVQSLAAHELGHVIRRERSSAAARYSWLVGYLLLVLAGAGLTAAALVASPQLAGPSLLATMSAAVAFLGLRFTFDRREEAAADLFAIDLTRDLDAAAELMRFYEESLARQTPDGGRAWSRLERRWFATHPEPQARLAAMRRRLG